The Porphyrobacter sp. HT-58-2 genome has a window encoding:
- a CDS encoding FAD-dependent oxidoreductase translates to MKKLVILAALTAVVAAYFLFDLGQYLTLDGIKRAVGEWEAFYAENPVVVLAGFFLAYVAVTAASLPGAAIMTLAAGALFGVVTGTILVSFASTLGATLAFLSSRYVLRDTIEARFGERLKAINAGLERDGAFYLFSLRMIPAFPFFVVNLVMGLTRIRTFTYVWVSQLGMLLGTIAYVNAGTQLARIEDTSGLISPTLIGSFVFLGIVPWLAKLLIGFVKRRKAYAGFSRPKTFDRNMVVIGAGAAGLVSAYIAATVKAKVTLVEAKDMGGDCLNTGCVPSKALIKSAKVAATMRHADKYGLTPVEPQVPFKSVIARVMEAIKTIEPHDSVERYTGLGVDVVQGYARIIDPWTVEIARTDGGTQRLTTRSIIIASGAEPVVPPIPGIEGSGYLTSETMWQAFAQMDSAPARVVVLGGGPIGCELSQALARIGSGVTQVEMAETLLGREDADVAALAKAVLEADGVRVLTGHTAVRIESGAVIAASGGQEVCVPFDALIVAVGRKARLTGFGLEDIGVDVGKTVVTDEFLATKFPNIFAAGDVAGPFQFTHTASHQAWYASVNALFGTFRKFRADYRVIPAVTFLDPEVARVGLNEREAAEQGIAVEVTRYDLDDLDRAIAESETKGFVKVLTPAGGKDTVLGATIVGAQAGELLAEYVLAMKHGIGLNTILGTIHAYPTMAEANKFAAGNWKKAHKPEGLLKWVERYHDWMRG, encoded by the coding sequence TTGAAGAAACTCGTTATCCTTGCCGCGCTGACCGCTGTCGTAGCGGCCTATTTCCTCTTCGATCTGGGGCAATATCTCACGCTTGACGGGATCAAGCGGGCGGTGGGCGAGTGGGAGGCGTTCTACGCCGAAAATCCGGTCGTCGTGCTGGCGGGGTTCTTCCTCGCCTATGTCGCGGTGACGGCGGCCTCGCTGCCGGGTGCTGCGATCATGACGCTGGCGGCGGGCGCGCTGTTCGGGGTGGTGACGGGGACGATCCTTGTCTCCTTCGCCTCGACGCTTGGGGCGACACTGGCGTTCCTGTCCTCGCGCTATGTGCTGCGCGACACCATCGAGGCGCGCTTCGGCGAGCGGCTGAAGGCAATCAATGCCGGGCTTGAGCGTGACGGGGCGTTCTATCTCTTCAGTCTGCGGATGATCCCCGCCTTCCCGTTCTTTGTGGTCAATCTGGTGATGGGCCTCACCCGCATCCGCACGTTCACCTATGTCTGGGTGAGCCAGCTGGGGATGCTGCTTGGCACGATTGCCTATGTGAATGCCGGCACGCAGCTGGCGCGGATCGAGGATACAAGCGGGCTGATCTCGCCGACGTTGATCGGCAGCTTCGTGTTCCTCGGCATCGTCCCGTGGCTCGCCAAGCTGCTGATCGGCTTCGTCAAGCGCCGCAAGGCCTATGCCGGGTTCTCTCGGCCCAAGACGTTCGATCGCAACATGGTGGTGATCGGCGCGGGTGCGGCGGGGCTGGTGTCGGCCTATATCGCCGCGACGGTGAAGGCGAAGGTGACGCTGGTCGAGGCCAAGGACATGGGCGGCGACTGCCTGAACACTGGCTGCGTGCCGTCAAAGGCGCTGATCAAGAGCGCCAAGGTCGCAGCAACAATGCGCCATGCCGACAAGTACGGCCTCACGCCCGTCGAACCGCAGGTGCCGTTCAAATCAGTGATCGCGCGGGTGATGGAGGCGATCAAGACCATCGAGCCGCACGACAGCGTGGAGCGTTACACCGGCCTCGGGGTTGATGTGGTGCAGGGCTATGCCCGGATTATCGACCCGTGGACAGTCGAGATTGCCCGGACCGATGGCGGCACCCAGCGCCTCACCACCCGCAGCATCATCATCGCCAGCGGGGCAGAGCCGGTGGTGCCTCCCATTCCGGGGATCGAAGGCAGCGGCTATCTCACCAGCGAGACGATGTGGCAGGCCTTCGCGCAGATGGACTCAGCCCCGGCTCGGGTCGTGGTGCTTGGCGGCGGGCCGATCGGGTGCGAATTGTCGCAGGCATTGGCGCGGATCGGGTCCGGCGTGACGCAGGTCGAAATGGCCGAGACGCTGCTGGGGCGCGAGGATGCGGATGTTGCGGCGCTCGCCAAGGCGGTGCTGGAGGCGGACGGGGTGCGGGTGCTGACCGGTCATACGGCTGTGCGGATCGAGAGTGGGGCTGTGATAGCGGCAAGCGGCGGGCAGGAGGTGTGCGTGCCGTTTGATGCGCTGATCGTCGCCGTGGGGCGCAAGGCGCGGCTGACCGGCTTCGGGCTGGAGGATATCGGCGTTGACGTGGGCAAGACCGTCGTCACCGACGAATTCCTCGCCACCAAGTTCCCCAATATCTTCGCCGCAGGTGACGTCGCGGGGCCGTTCCAGTTCACCCATACCGCCAGCCATCAGGCATGGTATGCCAGCGTCAACGCGCTGTTCGGGACGTTCCGCAAGTTCAGGGCGGATTACCGCGTGATTCCTGCCGTCACCTTCCTTGATCCCGAAGTCGCCCGCGTCGGCCTTAACGAGCGCGAGGCGGCGGAACAGGGCATCGCGGTCGAAGTCACCCGGTACGATCTCGACGATCTCGACCGCGCGATTGCCGAGAGCGAGACCAAGGGCTTCGTCAAGGTGCTGACCCCCGCAGGCGGCAAGGACACGGTGTTGGGCGCGACCATCGTCGGCGCGCAGGCGGGGGAATTGCTGGCCGAATATGTGCTGGCGATGAAGCACGGCATCGGCCTCAACACAATCCTCGGCACGATCCACGCCTATCCGACGATGGCCGAGGCCAACAAGTTCGCGGCCGGCAACTGGAAGAAGGCGCACAAGCCCGAAGGCCTGCTCAAATGGGTCGAGCGCTATCACGACTGGATGCGGGGTTAA
- a CDS encoding ABC transporter transmembrane domain-containing protein yields MAGEGQSYGSKISLVKFFRIFFDILKPEANFYWLAVVYGIGIGLLSLATPISVQMLINTIANTAMRAPLVMLSLTLFGLLLISSLLYALRIHLMEIFARRFYARMVAEISLISVYAQNPFFGDVKKSSLFNRYFDVIYVQSLVPNLFIGGFTVLLQIAVGFVLVSLYHPYFLGFTLVMAALVWIVWVVWGSRALRTAIDVSHAKHTTAYWLETIGSSNGFFKSQRRIDYALDKTDDHTRIYINERKRHFRHLFSQTVTLLVTYAGASAALLGLGGFLVIENELTLGQLVAAELVLSAAFIGIAQLGTYLAYFYDLFAAVEEISQFYDVEQEQPKGEDPFDSPDHTIILHGVRGMARHEEVRFDLEIPSGAIIMASSSQHGVQRLFSNLLKLHELPQAGIATLGGVDMKAIEAHHLRKNVHVLDRPTIVEMTIREYLALSCPDTAPQRMLGALETVGLADTIAMLEKGLDTPLASTGYPLSSVELQQLKLANALLERPRILVLSRLFDLLDPEPIERAVAELRQQAYSTVIYFSNRNTDLGFDRFLYLEPRQQRYFDNFEDFRRAMKQSVPTPGTPLGKGGA; encoded by the coding sequence ATGGCAGGTGAAGGCCAGAGTTACGGCTCGAAAATCTCGCTGGTCAAATTCTTCAGGATCTTCTTCGATATCCTGAAACCTGAAGCGAATTTCTACTGGCTGGCCGTGGTCTACGGCATAGGCATCGGCCTGCTTTCGCTCGCCACGCCGATTTCGGTGCAGATGCTGATCAACACCATCGCCAACACAGCGATGCGCGCACCGCTGGTGATGCTGTCGCTGACGCTGTTCGGCCTGCTGCTGATTTCGAGCTTGCTCTATGCCCTGCGCATCCACCTGATGGAGATCTTCGCGCGCCGGTTCTACGCCCGGATGGTGGCGGAAATCTCTCTGATTTCAGTCTATGCCCAGAACCCCTTTTTCGGCGACGTGAAGAAAAGCTCGCTGTTCAATCGCTATTTCGATGTGATCTACGTCCAGTCGCTCGTCCCCAACCTGTTCATCGGCGGCTTTACAGTTCTGCTGCAGATCGCGGTCGGCTTTGTCCTGGTATCGCTGTATCACCCCTATTTCCTTGGTTTCACGCTGGTGATGGCCGCGCTGGTATGGATCGTCTGGGTCGTTTGGGGAAGCCGGGCGCTGCGCACTGCGATCGACGTCAGCCATGCCAAGCACACCACCGCCTACTGGCTGGAGACGATCGGCAGCTCCAACGGCTTTTTCAAGTCACAGCGCCGGATCGACTACGCGCTCGACAAGACGGATGACCACACGCGCATCTACATCAACGAGCGCAAGCGTCATTTCCGGCATCTGTTTTCCCAGACTGTGACCCTGCTCGTCACCTATGCCGGGGCCAGCGCTGCACTGCTGGGACTGGGCGGCTTTCTGGTGATCGAGAACGAGCTGACGCTTGGCCAGCTGGTTGCGGCGGAACTGGTGCTGTCGGCAGCGTTCATCGGGATCGCCCAGCTGGGCACCTATCTCGCCTATTTCTACGATCTGTTCGCTGCGGTCGAGGAAATCTCGCAGTTCTATGATGTCGAACAGGAACAGCCCAAGGGTGAAGACCCCTTCGACAGCCCGGATCACACCATCATTCTGCATGGCGTGCGCGGCATGGCCCGCCATGAGGAAGTGCGGTTCGATCTGGAAATTCCCTCGGGCGCGATCATCATGGCCTCATCAAGCCAGCACGGCGTGCAGCGTCTGTTTTCCAACCTGCTAAAACTGCACGAGCTCCCGCAAGCCGGGATCGCGACGCTCGGCGGGGTCGACATGAAGGCAATCGAAGCGCACCACCTGCGCAAGAACGTCCATGTGCTCGACCGTCCGACCATCGTCGAGATGACGATCCGCGAATATCTCGCCCTGTCCTGCCCCGATACTGCCCCGCAGCGGATGCTCGGTGCGCTTGAAACAGTGGGACTGGCCGACACCATTGCCATGCTCGAAAAGGGTCTCGACACCCCGCTTGCATCGACCGGCTACCCGCTGTCGTCGGTCGAACTGCAGCAGCTCAAGCTGGCCAACGCTCTGCTGGAGCGGCCGCGCATTCTGGTGCTGAGCCGCCTGTTCGACCTGCTCGACCCCGAACCGATCGAACGCGCCGTCGCAGAGTTGCGCCAGCAGGCCTATTCGACCGTGATCTATTTCTCCAACCGCAACACTGATCTGGGCTTCGACCGCTTCCTGTATCTCGAGCCTCGGCAGCAACGCTATTTCGACAATTTCGAAGATTTCAGGCGCGCCATGAAACAATCCGTCCCCACCCCGGGTACCCCGCTTGGCAAGGGAGGCGCATAA
- a CDS encoding FAD-dependent oxidoreductase, which produces MSGKVLLLVGGGHAHVAVLADWIRRGPPGAGVRTVLLTPERHLRYSGMVPGWLAGQHAQGEGLVDLAALAARAGVDWVQGRCIALDPVGRSVTTDSGAILSFDCASLDSGGVGQGAALLGNDPRLLDVRPIEGFVKRIAAMPPPRRVVVAGGGAGGVELAFALRNLAGADPRPEVTLATGAAGLLPGFAEAVRSQVATALVRQGIALHLADARLESGRMMTGASTLEPADLIIAALGSAAPDWVRESGLAVDDTGFALVDEHHRSVSHGHIFAAGDVSARADRPLVHSGVHAVFAGPVLAANLRSVLADEAPRATYHPRRHSLYLINTGDGRAIASYGRLSAEGALVLALKHWIDKRWIRQYAKLAGTA; this is translated from the coding sequence ATGAGCGGCAAGGTGCTGTTGCTGGTGGGCGGCGGTCATGCCCATGTCGCGGTGCTGGCCGACTGGATCAGGCGCGGTCCGCCAGGCGCAGGCGTGCGCACCGTGCTGCTCACGCCAGAACGGCACCTGCGCTATTCCGGCATGGTTCCCGGCTGGCTCGCCGGACAGCACGCGCAGGGCGAAGGGCTGGTCGATCTGGCGGCGCTCGCGGCCCGCGCCGGGGTGGACTGGGTGCAGGGGCGCTGCATCGCGCTCGATCCTGTGGGCCGGAGTGTCACCACCGACAGCGGCGCAATTCTTTCCTTCGACTGCGCCTCGCTCGACAGCGGCGGTGTGGGGCAGGGGGCGGCGCTGCTCGGCAATGACCCGCGCCTGCTCGACGTTCGGCCGATCGAGGGCTTTGTGAAACGGATCGCCGCGATGCCGCCCCCACGCCGCGTGGTGGTCGCGGGCGGCGGGGCGGGGGGCGTGGAGCTGGCCTTTGCCCTGCGCAATCTGGCCGGAGCCGATCCCCGCCCCGAAGTGACGCTGGCAACGGGCGCGGCCGGGCTGCTTCCTGGCTTTGCCGAAGCGGTGCGTAGCCAGGTCGCTACGGCGTTGGTTCGGCAGGGAATCGCGCTCCACCTTGCCGATGCGCGGCTCGAAAGCGGCAGGATGATGACGGGCGCGTCCACGCTCGAACCGGCCGATCTGATCATCGCCGCGCTCGGCAGTGCGGCGCCCGATTGGGTGCGCGAGAGCGGCCTTGCGGTCGATGATACGGGCTTCGCGCTGGTCGATGAACATCACCGCTCCGTTTCGCACGGCCATATCTTCGCCGCAGGTGATGTCAGTGCGCGGGCTGACCGTCCGCTTGTCCATTCCGGGGTTCATGCGGTGTTTGCAGGGCCGGTGCTCGCCGCCAATCTGCGCAGCGTGCTGGCTGATGAGGCACCGCGCGCGACCTATCATCCGCGACGGCACAGCCTCTATCTGATCAACACCGGCGACGGGCGCGCGATTGCCAGCTATGGGCGGCTTTCTGCCGAAGGGGCTTTGGTGCTGGCGCTGAAGCACTGGATCGACAAGCGCTGGATCAGGCAATACGCGAAGCTGGCGGGAACGGCGTAA